In Gossypium hirsutum isolate 1008001.06 chromosome D06, Gossypium_hirsutum_v2.1, whole genome shotgun sequence, one genomic interval encodes:
- the LOC107903368 gene encoding uncharacterized protein isoform X1, translating into MEDFEKKVSIKDSMEIEQENSNCSKRNEILNLLRKFLEIQQRRAQAYSKLKTGFSEYMKSGGELAYQQLCSEITVEFNDCSKQVLEMESLFLNPDYCRVDLAELLRAIQTQEKQKLHLTATIQVLKKAGRPSERLMNHENCSFKKPMEHECVHLQEITEAAGTEEAELNAEYDNALKEAIRGVQDAVTAINEHLEEVRYEIAALETEFACSVRGHLYSWG; encoded by the exons atggaaGATTTTGAGAAGAAGGtttcaataaaagactcaatggAGATTGAACAAGAAAACAGCAATTGcagtaaaagaaatgaaattctcaatttactTCGCAAATTCCTTGAAATTCAACAGCGTAGAGCTCAGGCTTACTCCAAGCTTAAAAC GGGTTTTTCGGAGTATATGAAATCGGGAGGGGAATTGGCCTACCAGCAGCTTTGCAGTGAGATCACAGTAGAGTTCAATGATTGCTCGAAACAA GTCCTTGAGATGGAATCTCTGTTTTTAAACCCTGATTACTGCCGAGTTGATCTAGCTGAGCTGCTCAGAGCCATTCAAACACAGGAAAAGCAGAAATTACATTTG ACTGCCACGATTCAGGTCTTGAAGAAGGCAGGTCGTCCATCAGAGCGTCTGATGAACCACGAGAATTGCTCATTTAAGAAGCCAATGGAGCATGAATGTGTGCATCTCCAGGAGATAACAGAAGCTGCCGGAACCGAAGAAGCAGAATTAAATGCTGAGTATGATAATGCTCTCAAGGAAGCCATTAGAGGAGTGCAAGATGCTGTAACTGCCATTAACGAACATTTAGAAGAAGTGAGATATGAAATTGCAGCCCTTGAAACAGA ATTTGCTTGTAGTGTACGCGGTCATCTTTATTCCTGGGGTTAA
- the LOC107903368 gene encoding uncharacterized protein isoform X2 — MEDFEKKVSIKDSMEIEQENSNCSKRNEILNLLRKFLEIQQRRAQAYSKLKTGFSEYMKSGGELAYQQLCSEITVEFNDCSKQVLEMESLFLNPDYCRVDLAELLRAIQTQEKQKLHLTATIQVLKKAGRPSERLMNHENCSFKKPMEHECVHLQEITEAAGTEEAELNAEYDNALKEAIRGVQDAVTAINEHLEEVRYEIAALETE; from the exons atggaaGATTTTGAGAAGAAGGtttcaataaaagactcaatggAGATTGAACAAGAAAACAGCAATTGcagtaaaagaaatgaaattctcaatttactTCGCAAATTCCTTGAAATTCAACAGCGTAGAGCTCAGGCTTACTCCAAGCTTAAAAC GGGTTTTTCGGAGTATATGAAATCGGGAGGGGAATTGGCCTACCAGCAGCTTTGCAGTGAGATCACAGTAGAGTTCAATGATTGCTCGAAACAA GTCCTTGAGATGGAATCTCTGTTTTTAAACCCTGATTACTGCCGAGTTGATCTAGCTGAGCTGCTCAGAGCCATTCAAACACAGGAAAAGCAGAAATTACATTTG ACTGCCACGATTCAGGTCTTGAAGAAGGCAGGTCGTCCATCAGAGCGTCTGATGAACCACGAGAATTGCTCATTTAAGAAGCCAATGGAGCATGAATGTGTGCATCTCCAGGAGATAACAGAAGCTGCCGGAACCGAAGAAGCAGAATTAAATGCTGAGTATGATAATGCTCTCAAGGAAGCCATTAGAGGAGTGCAAGATGCTGTAACTGCCATTAACGAACATTTAGAAGAAGTGAGATATGAAATTGCAGCCCTTGAAACAGAGTAA
- the LOC107903368 gene encoding uncharacterized protein isoform X3: protein MYFEGFSEYMKSGGELAYQQLCSEITVEFNDCSKQVLEMESLFLNPDYCRVDLAELLRAIQTQEKQKLHLTATIQVLKKAGRPSERLMNHENCSFKKPMEHECVHLQEITEAAGTEEAELNAEYDNALKEAIRGVQDAVTAINEHLEEVRYEIAALETEFACSVRGHLYSWG from the exons ATGTACTTTGA GGGTTTTTCGGAGTATATGAAATCGGGAGGGGAATTGGCCTACCAGCAGCTTTGCAGTGAGATCACAGTAGAGTTCAATGATTGCTCGAAACAA GTCCTTGAGATGGAATCTCTGTTTTTAAACCCTGATTACTGCCGAGTTGATCTAGCTGAGCTGCTCAGAGCCATTCAAACACAGGAAAAGCAGAAATTACATTTG ACTGCCACGATTCAGGTCTTGAAGAAGGCAGGTCGTCCATCAGAGCGTCTGATGAACCACGAGAATTGCTCATTTAAGAAGCCAATGGAGCATGAATGTGTGCATCTCCAGGAGATAACAGAAGCTGCCGGAACCGAAGAAGCAGAATTAAATGCTGAGTATGATAATGCTCTCAAGGAAGCCATTAGAGGAGTGCAAGATGCTGTAACTGCCATTAACGAACATTTAGAAGAAGTGAGATATGAAATTGCAGCCCTTGAAACAGA ATTTGCTTGTAGTGTACGCGGTCATCTTTATTCCTGGGGTTAA